From Homalodisca vitripennis isolate AUS2020 chromosome 1, UT_GWSS_2.1, whole genome shotgun sequence, the proteins below share one genomic window:
- the LOC124360666 gene encoding uncharacterized protein LOC124360666 isoform X2 — protein sequence MEIWLQSCVKTAVEIVNGISDCKSAVEMFLSRLNSANIAESIGILSNPKKEGLNVLNHGDLWINNMLFKHTDSGDVEDVKFIDFQLSKFTSPMVDLLYFMWTSASEDVRESRQQELYDVYLQTLNEKLKELGCPERLSEEEFHQDIIAAADWVILVICGTLPMMMCDAEDVIDLAEVNRDDFTSTQPSEKILKMYNSKHYRSTLPNLMRQFHSWISVYMS from the coding sequence ATGGAAATTTGGCTGCAAAGTTGTGTGAAAACTGCTGTAGAGATTGTCAATGGCATCAGTGATTGCAAATCTGCAGTAGAAATGTTTTTGAGTAGACTAAATAGTGCAAACATTGCAGAGTCAATTGGAATACTAAGCAACCCTAAGAAAGAGGGTTTGAATGTTCTGAACCACGGAGATCTCTGGATCAACAACATGTTGTTTAAACATACTGATTCTGGTGATGTTGAGGATGTGAAATTCATAGACTTCCAACTGTCAAAGTTCACCTCACCCATGGTGGATCTTCTATACTTCATGTGGACAAGTGCTAGTGAGGACGTGCGAGAGAGTAGGCAACAAGAACTCTACGATGTATACCTCCAAACTCTGAATGAGAAACTCAAGGAACTTGGGTGTCCAGAGAGACTATCAGAAGAGGAGTTTCACCAAGATATCATAGCTGCCGCTGACTGGGTAATTCTTGTCATATGTGGTACATTACCGATGATGATGTGTGATGCAGAAGATGTCATAGACTTAGCAGAAGTAAATAGAGATGATTTCACGAGTACCCAGCCAAGTGAGAAGATACTGAAAATGTACAATAGCAAACATTACAGATCAACCCTCCCCAATCTTATGAGACAGTTTCACAGCTGGATTTCTGTGTACATGTCATGA